Below is a window of Arabidopsis thaliana chromosome 2, partial sequence DNA.
TTTTGTAAATCATGGTTTTAACTAAATtggataaattaataaatcttttaaatgtCAATTCTAAACTTtaagcttcttttttattttcaaccAACATTAAGCCTTAAAACTTAAACACACTAGTCTCCAAAAAGTAGAATATAAAACCAAGCCTTAttcaaaatctaaacaaaatgGCCTAAATCAAAGACCCACGAACGAAGTCACCGTTGATGTCCTAAGTCTCATTTTCGGCAATATCAGCACCTAGACTTTTAAGCCTCTCACGGACTGACCTGACCTGCATGAGGAAAATTCTTAGGTTAATTAGCCAAGATTAGCAAACTATATCTCTAATCGCAACAAAGACGAGAAACTGATAGAGACACGAAATCACTTACGGAATGTGTCTTCCTCACTTTTCTCAGAACCAATAACTTCATCAGGATTCGTGGTCAAGGCATCTTGAACATCATCTGAAGCCAAGACCTAAAAATAAAGGCCAAAACAATAGTTCCATAATGTAATGTTTAGTAACATAATTACAAtgtttaagaaagaaataaagtaTGAACTAACCTCTAGGTCTGAAAACTCAAACCAAGGACAACAATCCAATATTtcacacacaaacacaagaGTGTCACGCACAAGAAACCCAGCATCAGCCTCTAACATATCAGACACCTTCATAAACAGTAGAACAGAATTATTCCATGTCTTGGTACATAGAGATGACTCCTTCCACACACTTTTGGCCGGATTCTTTTGGTTCAGAATACCCATCTTGTACTTAACCCATAAATTATTATCCACATCGTTACCCGCAGATTGACCACTCTCTAAATATATGCATATGGTGTCAAAGGACTCATATACACCAATCCGAAGTTCACATCCACCAGCTTGAAAGAATTTGCTAAATATCTTTCGTTTTTCCATTATTCCCTTGAAGGCCAAGAAATTCTCCACTTTCCAAGTAAATGAACTTTTCACGGTTTTATCAATTTGTGAAACTGAACTAGCAGATTCTGCCTCCGTGTAGTCTTTTGTTAGAGATGTTTCTTTCAACATAAGAACCTCAACGGAGAATACAACAGAGTCTTGAACAAGAAATCCAGAGTCCTGATCAAACAAACTAGTAAGTGTCACAAACTCACGCCAACCCCAATCTTTTTCGGCTTTCGAGAATCGATTCTGAGATTCCTTTGTCACCGACTTCTCCTCTGATCTCTGGTTCACAACTGATAGTCGGTGGCTAACAAAACAACTCCAATCACTACTAGAGCTTCGTGAATCTGTCACTTCAAGAAATATAGAAAGATGGCTTGGTGGCTGCGACTGCCCTGAGACCATCAAGAGTAAGgtacaacaacaatataaaaCCGACATTATAGTCTCTACCATATAAAACAGCATAACATAAGATGCAATGAGAAATCTAGTGTGAACTTACATACCTCGGGGATAAACAATAAGTCGACAATCCCGGTTCCCAATTTGAAACCTCTTACTTTTGATGTAAAGACCGgttatcttcctcttctcaagAAGATCAACTAAGCttgtgaaattttcaattctcCAACTGAACTTTCCCATGTATCCATTTCCAGTCCCATTCTTAGTAAAGCTACTGAACTCTTTGATAACATCAAATGAGGTGCTAAAGACAGCCTTGTCATCGAGTAAATACCCCGCGTCCGGGTTCACAAAGTCAGACATCTTCATGTAATCGTTCCATCCCAATCCTGTATTGTCCCCACTCTTATTATCAGCAGCAAACCTCCCATAAGACTCTTTATTCATGTTAGTGCAACCATGCTTCTGATTCAAAGCTGACATGCTAAATAAACACCAACTGCTCTTGTCCGATAAAACACTCTTTTCGGTATCTGTACTGTCCAAACACATGGAGAAGTACTCTTGCGCATTAACCACACTCTGGTAAACACCAATCCTCAAAAAACACTCCCCAGCTACGAAAACAGGACTCGTTATCTTCTGTGTCTTTATCATTTCCTTAAACATGCTAAAATTTTCAACCGTCCAAGTGAAAGTTCCACTCAACACATCAGTCATTGATCCAACTACGGACTCATTGTTATTATCAATACTAAAGCTCACAGACTCATTGAGAATCATAATATCAGCCGTGATAAGCAAGGAATcattgttaaacaaaaacccCATCTTAGGATCCAAAACACTAGAGTTTAAAGTGAAATCGCACCATCCATGAGATCTCTTCTTATTAGAGAATCTATGCCAAGAATTCTTACGGATTGTGAGAGAATCATCGACATGGTTGATGATAGAGAGTTGGTAGCTAGCGAAACAGTCCCACAGAGATGAACTGGTTCCACGAGGGTCAATGATCTGAAGGTAGATGCTGATGGAGCCAGGAAGAGCCTGAGAATCACCTCTAGGATAAACCAAGAGACGACAATCGTATCCTCCTACATCGAAGTACTTGCTCCACAGTGCCTTAGCTTTGACACGTGTGAAGCTCTCAACCGTCCATCTACACAACGCCGTGTACTCTCCTGGACGATCGACGGCTACGATCTCTTGTGCACCTCCGCTTTCATCTCTAGATGAGGAGAGAGGCTTCTCCGATGAAATGGAGGGGTGAGATTGGTCTGCggctgatgaagaagacgacaaCATTGCCTCCGACGAGATCTGCTTCTTCATTTCTGTggcagttttttttataacatccAACAGTACTACTATTTTATCTAGGGCTTAGGtttaagtttttggttttgacttcaatattaattaaaatatatttttgtttttctgaaaaagggctatttaaaatgttttgttttattttttgaaagtttgttATAGTTaactctcttctcctccaaaTAATTAtcaactcttctcttctcttttgcaatttttttttgaacttctattttttcgtttttttgaacaaaagatgttggtatattttttttggtaaggcaaaaataataataatctggtattatatatgaattcaAATAGCATTTTGGAAaggtggaaaaaaaaatcttccgTAGGATCTTAATAAACGTCGGACAGGCAGTGTGTGGATATGCCCGATATTAGGGTTAATGGTTTACAATAAAGATCGAGTGATCGTATAGTACGATGTAGAACATCATAAGATTgattagaatatatattctttaatTATCTTATGATCTTCTAGATCCTTCTATGCTCGcttagataaaataataatttcaaaggcattaaaaatcatattcataaGGAAACAATATTATTGGGTCCGAATCACCCAAATTGTATTGGTATATCGAAACTGTCCATATGTTGGTTTATGGCAGAAACTACGTGTACACCACGTTCGGTGCGCTAGCttcttataagttataacacGTCATTAACATATTTGTGTGTGACTCTAGTTTGGATAACGATGTTATCATACTCATTCCTTAGGATGTACGCTTCTCATCACCAACTATGGGCCATAGTCTATGGCTTACGCAAATGGGTGTGAACGGTTATGCGTCTGATGAAAATGTGATGCGCCTAGGTCACCTTTTATCGTTGATGCGGAAGACCACCCCCTTTCCAAATCCATTTTCTTTGTGTCGCCACCACATAGGCCATGCCCGCATGGTCTGGTCTCAGAACCGAATTAAAGCGGTTAAAGTGTTATAAAACGGTATAGtggattttcttatcaatGTCAGACGTGTGCAAAATGCTCCCATTAGCCATTTCTAAAGAATCAATCAACCCTTGTATGACCTTACACACATGCCAAAGTTCAAATATATGGTTATAACAAGACTTCAAACACTTGTGAAAGAAATGCGTTTTCACTTCCATGTATGCtttatacaaataaaactTATCTCAGTCATAGTCATACAGCTAGCTAGAAACAGAGGATCTAAGCTGCGCCAATACATACAAAGAAATCCATGATCGCAGCGAAATTGCGCGCATATGACAGATTCACTCACTTAATTAAACGCAAGAGGGTAGAGTTGGTCCATGGCAAGCAAAGGCCACACCGATGTATATGATCACCAACAACACTAGTATTAAGAGTAGCCTACAAGAGACGTTACACGAGAATGCATCGAAAAGATTAAACCATTTGAAGTCATGCTTAAGGTGCAAACATGGTAAGGAATTACGGTTGATGAAAACATACGTGAGCTTGCAATTTCTCCACCACACCGTGTTGTTGAAACGACGTGTTTGCTTTCTGAATCGGAAGGTATTCCCTTGCATGTTCGCGGTTTTATCGACAAGAAGCTCAAGACGTTCACCTCTATCAAGAATGTTGTCAATGTTCTCTATCATAACATCCCTCACCTATTCATAACcatacaaaacagagaatccGTTGAAGCCAGCAAAACATAACCATTGcactatatatgtttcaaattATGGAGAAACACAAAACCTGATTCATTTCACCCTTAATTCGACTTATCGTATCGGCATTAGGATCATTAGAGTAATACTCAATTTGTTGGTTAAGAACTCTTGAGAACTCATCATTCATAGCATAAGCTTGTGCCGAATGAATTGCGCGGCCATAAGTCCGAACAAACCTCTGATGAATATCCTCTAGAAACGAAAATGGAATCCTCCCTGAAAATAACACTCAAAACAAGTACATTAACACATAACAAcaaactaaagaaagaaagaaaaaagaatctcaATCTCTACTACTTCACAACTTTGGGAACATTTTAAAGACTCTTCTTATTTCATTGTCTCTGTTCTCAAAGGTTGTTACTCATCATAAACACCAAATTCATAAAACCTCAAATTTCAAGAATCTGGTCTCTGTCTTCTAAACTAAGTAatgattaatttattgatcattaaccaaaataaGGAACAAAATATTGAGTATTAGTGTTATCATAGTAACAGACTAAAAGCTCAAAAGACTTACTTCCGGCGTCTTCATCAGCCATACAAAGAACGGTGAGGCCATCAGTACGTTTTACGTGGAAGACGTAACGATCCTGAGAGTATGACACGTGGCTGTCGCCGTTACCAGGGATCTTCTCAAGGATCTGCTTCGCGATCGTGCTAGCGTTCGTGGACGTAGTGCTTAACTCCGCAAGAACCACCGTTCCACGCGCCACCAACGCGTATAATATCGACATCGGAAGAAATACTAAATAAATGGTTAACTGTGAAGAATCGAACTAACCAAATGAATCAGAGAGATAATAAAGagaattcattttcatatgTCTGCAACACATATGAcctctttctctatctttgCCACGAGTCTTCATGGAGGTAGAGCCACGAGGTTGAGACTTTTGTTGACATACTATTAAAATATGTACTAGTACTAATTTCTATTTGTCGTATCACTACATTGTATAATGTTTGAAATCAGTCATCATGAttagaattattttgtttttttcatttcatgatgatgatgagattacTTTCAAAGAACTGTAGATATATTTTTGCCTATTTGGTATATAGAAGAATATAcataagaaaattacaaactaGTAAACCAACAGAAGAGACCATGCATGATATCTTGCAAGTAGTAACTATATCgactttttaattatcaatAACTCTGGAAACTCAAAGAAACACTGCAAGGTTTTCGAAATGCTAGCCTCCACCCATGACCATACGGTAAGTACTTTTAATAGAGAAATAAATCTGATAATCGACATTAATTTGGTAAAGGCCGTAAAGGACATGTGATTTCTTTTGCTTATATTGGATCGAAGGATCAAGggcatataataataattcatgTCTTAGATAGTTAGATTGTTGTCTTGTTGGATATGAAATtagtctctgttttttttttatatagtttattatgaattttatattaatcttatttgtgtttctacgaattttttttattttaataaagagGCATGATTTTTTTAGCTAGTGGCTTGGCATTTAGATATATCGGATCAGCCCTGCTACTCATGCTGACCAACTGTCTTGCACAAAGACAATAGAACCGAGTCTAGCATTGGATTAGGAACATGAGATctaaaaaacagaatcaagtAGGAgatgtctatatataaacagATTTACCAAATGAattgacaagaaaaataagGATCAATGTGATTAGGTCTTTCTTGAATTTTcatcatttatatttaaattggGAAGTCATGGTAATCTTATGGTAAAGCAGAAAAATGTGCGAGTCTATGGCTTACACATGTCAcataagcaaaaaataaaacaaacataaaaactgGAATTTGTAGTTAAAATGAAATCCTTCTACTTCGGAATTTGTGGTGGTACATAGCttaatattactatattagATACGCTTAAATAGGAGATACATCTacgttattatatatatagctgCTACATGCCTACAGTAGGTTTAATTAtctattttacatttttaaagcACTACCAATTCATTTCTATTATCGACGATGAAGAAATACTTTCAACCCTCGTTCGTCATTTTGATTATCTTCACCGTTCTTGTGTTAGGTAtgtatttacatttataattgttttattatatCACCCATAATCGTTGTAgaaattttactttataaaaactagttgaccaaaaaagtttaaatagcatattgaatttaatatattattatcaacTCACCTATGCTATACAAATTTGTGTCAAATCCTCTTTGTACAATATAGATTGCCATAGTATCAAGTTTAGCTTTTTCTATGTCTTAATACATACCATAGCTATCCCTAACAAACGGATCccaataattattattttcagaaTTTCCTGATTCCGTAAAGTTCTATGGTCTTAACGCTTAACACATTATACAGAACTATTGTGACATGAATTGATTAAACATACTTCTATTGATTCTAGTTTTTTCATCACCAATTCTTCTCTTTCCGCgctgcatatatataaatgtttcaaaatacagtttttttctgttttataacTATTGATGTTATATACTTTATCtccatataattataaaattcagTTACAACTGCAtgctttttaagaaaaaaaatattgaatcaaAAAATGCTtaattgatgttttaaatcgcttaattataattttaatatccacataaatatatattttcttgaaaaaataaataaaatagtatttttttatatagagactaacatattatgttttaaacaTATGACAGGAGTGGTGGGAAATATGAgtgttgaccaaaaaagatGTTGGGCGActctaaaagaaaacaattgtgTTCACGATGAGTGTCGTTCCATGTGcttaaagaaaaatccaaaaggaCATGGTAGATGCATTAAATCATCCAAGGGAcgaattatttgtttatgtgGTTACGATTGTCCTTAAtaactatttatttacaataaaTCTCAAACCATACTCaccattattattgttatcatGTTACAATATAGATTTAAATATAGTAATacatcatctatatatactaGGTTTTGAACCTAAACTACGTCTCCTTCATTTTCCACGACATCATCCATTGCAACTGTTATCTCTgattgttttggattcgattGCTTAAGTTTTCAACATTtctaagagagaaaaatctttCACTTCTAGAACTACATCCTCCTCCTCTCGTAGTAGCCATTGTGATTAGTACATGcaacaataaatttaaagattttatgcAAAAAAGACCCTTAACTCATCCATATTAATACATGTGCTATCACTACCGGCTAGAATAAATCGAGGAAGACTACATACTTGCAGGTCCGGCCCAATACCCAAAAAGCATAGGTATATTGGGtttccaaaatttttaaatgttttaataacaaaattaggcGTCAAAACGATTTGTTATTGCGAAAATAGATCCCACATTCTAAATTTTCAGATTAAGTCtcaattttttaagtttatctATTTGACTAAAAATAGGCTccactttttaaaatttgatcaaattttaaattttatctaGAAAATccattataaaaaattgttttgtacagtagaaactctataaattaataatgttgggaccatgaaattttatta
It encodes the following:
- a CDS encoding TRAF-like family protein (TRAF-like family protein; FUNCTIONS IN: molecular_function unknown; INVOLVED IN: biological_process unknown; LOCATED IN: chloroplast; CONTAINS InterPro DOMAIN/s: TRAF-like (InterPro:IPR008974), MATH (InterPro:IPR002083); BEST Arabidopsis thaliana protein match is: TRAF-like family protein (TAIR:AT2G25320.1); Has 1667 Blast hits to 814 proteins in 121 species: Archae - 0; Bacteria - 0; Metazoa - 187; Fungi - 112; Plants - 1267; Viruses - 0; Other Eukaryotes - 101 (source: NCBI BLink).), producing MLSSSSSAADQSHPSISSEKPLSSSRDESGGAQEIVAVDRPGEYTALCRWTVESFTRVKAKALWSKYFDVGGYDCRLLVYPRGDSQALPGSISIYLQIIDPRGTSSSLWDCFASYQLSIINHVDDSLTIRKNSWHRFSNKKRSHGWCDFTLNSSVLDPKMGFLFNNDSLLITADIMILNESVSFSIDNNNESVVGSMTDVLSGTFTWTVENFSMFKEMIKTQKITSPVFVAGECFLRIGVYQSVVNAQEYFSMCLDSTDTEKSVLSDKSSWCLFSMSALNQKHGCTNMNKESYGRFAADNKSGDNTGLGWNDYMKMSDFVNPDAGYLLDDKAVFSTSFDVIKEFSSFTKNGTGNGYMGKFSWRIENFTSLVDLLEKRKITGLYIKSKRFQIGNRDCRLIVYPRGQSQPPSHLSIFLEVTDSRSSSSDWSCFVSHRLSVVNQRSEEKSVTKESQNRFSKAEKDWGWREFVTLTSLFDQDSGFLVQDSVVFSVEVLMLKETSLTKDYTEAESASSVSQIDKTVKSSFTWKVENFLAFKGIMEKRKIFSKFFQAGGCELRIGVYESFDTICIYLESGQSAGNDVDNNLWVKYKMGILNQKNPAKSVWKESSLCTKTWNNSVLLFMKVSDMLEADAGFLVRDTLVFVCEILDCCPWFEFSDLEVLASDDVQDALTTNPDEVIGSEKSEEDTFRQVSP
- the VAMP712 gene encoding vesicle-associated membrane protein 712 (vesicle-associated membrane protein 712 (VAMP712); INVOLVED IN: transport, vesicle-mediated transport; LOCATED IN: vacuolar membrane, membrane; EXPRESSED IN: 10 plant structures; EXPRESSED DURING: LP.04 four leaves visible, 4 anthesis, petal differentiation and expansion stage, LP.08 eight leaves visible; CONTAINS InterPro DOMAIN/s: Longin (InterPro:IPR010908), Longin-like (InterPro:IPR011012), Synaptobrevin (InterPro:IPR001388); BEST Arabidopsis thaliana protein match is: vesicle-associated membrane protein 713 (TAIR:AT5G11150.1); Has 2449 Blast hits to 2448 proteins in 267 species: Archae - 0; Bacteria - 0; Metazoa - 945; Fungi - 513; Plants - 550; Viruses - 3; Other Eukaryotes - 438 (source: NCBI BLink).), with amino-acid sequence MSILYALVARGTVVLAELSTTSTNASTIAKQILEKIPGNGDSHVSYSQDRYVFHVKRTDGLTVLCMADEDAGRRIPFSFLEDIHQRFVRTYGRAIHSAQAYAMNDEFSRVLNQQIEYYSNDPNADTISRIKGEMNQVRDVMIENIDNILDRGERLELLVDKTANMQGNTFRFRKQTRRFNNTVWWRNCKLTLLLILVLLVIIYIGVAFACHGPTLPSCV
- the LCR14 gene encoding low-molecular-weight cysteine-rich 14 (low-molecular-weight cysteine-rich 14 (LCR14); LOCATED IN: endomembrane system; CONTAINS InterPro DOMAIN/s: S locus-related glycoprotein 1 binding pollen coat (InterPro:IPR010851); BEST Arabidopsis thaliana protein match is: low-molecular-weight cysteine-rich 5 (TAIR:AT2G28355.1); Has 35333 Blast hits to 34131 proteins in 2444 species: Archae - 798; Bacteria - 22429; Metazoa - 974; Fungi - 991; Plants - 531; Viruses - 0; Other Eukaryotes - 9610 (source: NCBI BLink).); translation: MKKYFQPSFVILIIFTVLVLGVVGNMSVDQKRCWATLKENNCVHDECRSMCLKKNPKGHGRCIKSSKGRIICLCGYDCP